A single region of the Syngnathoides biaculeatus isolate LvHL_M chromosome 17, ASM1980259v1, whole genome shotgun sequence genome encodes:
- the tmem267 gene encoding transmembrane protein 267 isoform X3, translating into MPPIVKGLTSTRVLLTLRGVCPATTQPSIDMQGFYSKLDSSPLLGAGPGGEGAPVPLSLAVETEKAQALLQTFSSASVLASAGLGVFCVAADHALQLPLVQHHLWLRAVLDNGTHAVVGLWSWAVVIGLRKKSDMYEVLLAGLLASIIDLDHFYMAGSLSLKAAVSLPQRPPLHCSSLIPAVCLSLRFLMWLGRLKDAWCSLPWMLFISMATHHVRDAVRHGLWVCPFGNTAPLPYWLYIGTTATLPHLCSVLMYLTGTRDVISTKHGVAIDV; encoded by the exons ATGCCGCCAATTGTGAAGGGGTTAACT TCTACCAGAGTCCTGCTGACCTTACGTGGGGTTTGTCCGGCCACCACCCAGCCGTCGATCGACATGCAAGGTTTCTACTCCAAGTTGGACTCGTCCCCGCTGTTGGGTGCGGGTCCCGGGGGAGAGGGCGCCCCCGTCCCCCTTAGCCTGGCCGTGGAGACGGAGAAGGCCCAGGCCCTTCTGCAGACATTCAGCTCCGCCTCCGTGCTGGCATCGGCGGGGCTCGGCGTGTTCTGCGTGGCGGCGGACCACGCCCTGCAGCTTCCGCTCGTCCAGCATCACCTGTGGCTGCGCGCCGTGCTGGACAATGGCACGCACGCTGTGGTGGGGCTGTGGTCTTGGGCCGTGGTCATCGGGCTCAGGAAGAAGAGCGACATGTATGAGGTTTTGCTGGCGGGCCTCCTGGCGTCCATCATTGACTTGGACCACTTCTACATGGCTGGCTCGCTCTCACTCAAG gctgCCGTCTCCCTCCCTCAGCGTCCTCCCCTCCACTGCTCCTCCCTCATTCCTGCGGTCTGTCTTTCCCTCCGCTTCCTCATGTGGCTTGGACGCCTCAAAGACGCCTGGTGCTCGTTGCCTTGGATGCTGTTCATTTCCATGGCGACACACCACGTGCGCGACGCCGTGCGCCACGGCCTGTGGGTGTGTCCATTCGGGAACACGGCCCCGCTTCCCTACTGGCTTTATATCGGCACCACGGCAACGCTTCCTCACCTGTGCTCTGTGCTCATGTACCTGACTGGAACAAGGGACGTCATCTCCACCAAACATGGAGTCGCCATCGATGTGTAG
- the tmem267 gene encoding transmembrane protein 267 isoform X2: MSTACLPGFPSRRSAVCILFFHYFLSAAAGLVPRQDDESTRVLLTLRGVCPATTQPSIDMQGFYSKLDSSPLLGAGPGGEGAPVPLSLAVETEKAQALLQTFSSASVLASAGLGVFCVAADHALQLPLVQHHLWLRAVLDNGTHAVVGLWSWAVVIGLRKKSDMYEVLLAGLLASIIDLDHFYMAGSLSLKRPPLHCSSLIPAVCLSLRFLMWLGRLKDAWCSLPWMLFISMATHHVRDAVRHGLWVCPFGNTAPLPYWLYIGTTATLPHLCSVLMYLTGTRDVISTKHGVAIDV; this comes from the exons ATGTCCACTGCATGTCTACCGGGGTTTCCAAGCAGAAGAAGTgcagtttgtattttattttttcattattttttaagtgCAGCTGCTGGACTTGTTCCACGACAAGACGATGAG TCTACCAGAGTCCTGCTGACCTTACGTGGGGTTTGTCCGGCCACCACCCAGCCGTCGATCGACATGCAAGGTTTCTACTCCAAGTTGGACTCGTCCCCGCTGTTGGGTGCGGGTCCCGGGGGAGAGGGCGCCCCCGTCCCCCTTAGCCTGGCCGTGGAGACGGAGAAGGCCCAGGCCCTTCTGCAGACATTCAGCTCCGCCTCCGTGCTGGCATCGGCGGGGCTCGGCGTGTTCTGCGTGGCGGCGGACCACGCCCTGCAGCTTCCGCTCGTCCAGCATCACCTGTGGCTGCGCGCCGTGCTGGACAATGGCACGCACGCTGTGGTGGGGCTGTGGTCTTGGGCCGTGGTCATCGGGCTCAGGAAGAAGAGCGACATGTATGAGGTTTTGCTGGCGGGCCTCCTGGCGTCCATCATTGACTTGGACCACTTCTACATGGCTGGCTCGCTCTCACTCAAG CGTCCTCCCCTCCACTGCTCCTCCCTCATTCCTGCGGTCTGTCTTTCCCTCCGCTTCCTCATGTGGCTTGGACGCCTCAAAGACGCCTGGTGCTCGTTGCCTTGGATGCTGTTCATTTCCATGGCGACACACCACGTGCGCGACGCCGTGCGCCACGGCCTGTGGGTGTGTCCATTCGGGAACACGGCCCCGCTTCCCTACTGGCTTTATATCGGCACCACGGCAACGCTTCCTCACCTGTGCTCTGTGCTCATGTACCTGACTGGAACAAGGGACGTCATCTCCACCAAACATGGAGTCGCCATCGATGTGTAG
- the tmem267 gene encoding transmembrane protein 267 isoform X1, with protein sequence MSTACLPGFPSRRSAVCILFFHYFLSAAAGLVPRQDDESTRVLLTLRGVCPATTQPSIDMQGFYSKLDSSPLLGAGPGGEGAPVPLSLAVETEKAQALLQTFSSASVLASAGLGVFCVAADHALQLPLVQHHLWLRAVLDNGTHAVVGLWSWAVVIGLRKKSDMYEVLLAGLLASIIDLDHFYMAGSLSLKAAVSLPQRPPLHCSSLIPAVCLSLRFLMWLGRLKDAWCSLPWMLFISMATHHVRDAVRHGLWVCPFGNTAPLPYWLYIGTTATLPHLCSVLMYLTGTRDVISTKHGVAIDV encoded by the exons ATGTCCACTGCATGTCTACCGGGGTTTCCAAGCAGAAGAAGTgcagtttgtattttattttttcattattttttaagtgCAGCTGCTGGACTTGTTCCACGACAAGACGATGAG TCTACCAGAGTCCTGCTGACCTTACGTGGGGTTTGTCCGGCCACCACCCAGCCGTCGATCGACATGCAAGGTTTCTACTCCAAGTTGGACTCGTCCCCGCTGTTGGGTGCGGGTCCCGGGGGAGAGGGCGCCCCCGTCCCCCTTAGCCTGGCCGTGGAGACGGAGAAGGCCCAGGCCCTTCTGCAGACATTCAGCTCCGCCTCCGTGCTGGCATCGGCGGGGCTCGGCGTGTTCTGCGTGGCGGCGGACCACGCCCTGCAGCTTCCGCTCGTCCAGCATCACCTGTGGCTGCGCGCCGTGCTGGACAATGGCACGCACGCTGTGGTGGGGCTGTGGTCTTGGGCCGTGGTCATCGGGCTCAGGAAGAAGAGCGACATGTATGAGGTTTTGCTGGCGGGCCTCCTGGCGTCCATCATTGACTTGGACCACTTCTACATGGCTGGCTCGCTCTCACTCAAG gctgCCGTCTCCCTCCCTCAGCGTCCTCCCCTCCACTGCTCCTCCCTCATTCCTGCGGTCTGTCTTTCCCTCCGCTTCCTCATGTGGCTTGGACGCCTCAAAGACGCCTGGTGCTCGTTGCCTTGGATGCTGTTCATTTCCATGGCGACACACCACGTGCGCGACGCCGTGCGCCACGGCCTGTGGGTGTGTCCATTCGGGAACACGGCCCCGCTTCCCTACTGGCTTTATATCGGCACCACGGCAACGCTTCCTCACCTGTGCTCTGTGCTCATGTACCTGACTGGAACAAGGGACGTCATCTCCACCAAACATGGAGTCGCCATCGATGTGTAG
- the tmem267 gene encoding transmembrane protein 267 isoform X4, with the protein MQGFYSKLDSSPLLGAGPGGEGAPVPLSLAVETEKAQALLQTFSSASVLASAGLGVFCVAADHALQLPLVQHHLWLRAVLDNGTHAVVGLWSWAVVIGLRKKSDMYEVLLAGLLASIIDLDHFYMAGSLSLKAAVSLPQRPPLHCSSLIPAVCLSLRFLMWLGRLKDAWCSLPWMLFISMATHHVRDAVRHGLWVCPFGNTAPLPYWLYIGTTATLPHLCSVLMYLTGTRDVISTKHGVAIDV; encoded by the exons ATGCAAGGTTTCTACTCCAAGTTGGACTCGTCCCCGCTGTTGGGTGCGGGTCCCGGGGGAGAGGGCGCCCCCGTCCCCCTTAGCCTGGCCGTGGAGACGGAGAAGGCCCAGGCCCTTCTGCAGACATTCAGCTCCGCCTCCGTGCTGGCATCGGCGGGGCTCGGCGTGTTCTGCGTGGCGGCGGACCACGCCCTGCAGCTTCCGCTCGTCCAGCATCACCTGTGGCTGCGCGCCGTGCTGGACAATGGCACGCACGCTGTGGTGGGGCTGTGGTCTTGGGCCGTGGTCATCGGGCTCAGGAAGAAGAGCGACATGTATGAGGTTTTGCTGGCGGGCCTCCTGGCGTCCATCATTGACTTGGACCACTTCTACATGGCTGGCTCGCTCTCACTCAAG gctgCCGTCTCCCTCCCTCAGCGTCCTCCCCTCCACTGCTCCTCCCTCATTCCTGCGGTCTGTCTTTCCCTCCGCTTCCTCATGTGGCTTGGACGCCTCAAAGACGCCTGGTGCTCGTTGCCTTGGATGCTGTTCATTTCCATGGCGACACACCACGTGCGCGACGCCGTGCGCCACGGCCTGTGGGTGTGTCCATTCGGGAACACGGCCCCGCTTCCCTACTGGCTTTATATCGGCACCACGGCAACGCTTCCTCACCTGTGCTCTGTGCTCATGTACCTGACTGGAACAAGGGACGTCATCTCCACCAAACATGGAGTCGCCATCGATGTGTAG